In one window of Candidatus Scalindua sp. DNA:
- a CDS encoding tetratricopeptide repeat protein encodes MKTRFLRKKYSTKRQVALLKRGVSCLQVGDLDNAALIFQRILRENPQNPDALNLLGVVCSQLGKYDTSLELITKAISIKPESSLYYNNLANVYRIKRMPGYATRAYQQALKFDQNNMCAQNGLGVVLFEQNRLHEAIFRYRRALAINSRYVEAYDNLGQACHKSGAFEEAIKNFRSALEIDPHFSQSYSNLALSLSSVGELEESIRRFEQALEMNPNDKYAVVNLFRQLQATCSWCKMKEFEPRLNLIAESNLERGEKAVETPFMSVSRKINPEENIKIASSRAREISSRISRIFPPFASDGRTLNKKKVKVGYLSNNFNNHPVAHQMQSVFSLHDRDCFEIVAYSYGRDDGSRYREKIMKDADQFIDISDYHDREAAEKIFHDQVDILVDLVVYTEGGRLDISAMRPAPIQVNYLGFAGSSGADFFDYIIADRILVPHGLRHHYSEKVVYMPYSYMVSDHAQRISERHFRRRDFDLPENAIVFCSLNSMYKIEPVLFGVWMRILAHVPGSVLWLSRSNSVAEKNLREEAVKKNIDPDRLLFTDKVDTKEDHLARLRLADLMLDTRIYNGHATGSDALWAGVPVITLEGGHFASRVGSSMLHAVGLPELVAKDLSEYENLAIGLASSPAKRDGVRSRLAENRTTSPLFDTHSFVRCLETAYKKMVFLYHEGREPEDIEVPQSSRLCHNKV; translated from the coding sequence ATGAAAACCAGGTTTCTCAGAAAAAAATATAGTACGAAGAGACAGGTGGCATTATTGAAGAGAGGTGTTTCCTGCCTTCAGGTGGGTGATTTAGATAATGCAGCTCTTATCTTTCAGCGGATTTTAAGAGAGAATCCTCAAAATCCTGATGCGCTCAATTTGCTGGGAGTCGTCTGCTCTCAGCTTGGTAAATATGACACTTCATTAGAATTGATTACAAAAGCGATATCAATCAAACCGGAAAGTTCCTTATATTATAATAACCTTGCCAATGTCTATAGAATAAAGAGAATGCCTGGATATGCGACCCGTGCTTATCAACAGGCCCTGAAATTTGATCAGAATAATATGTGTGCCCAGAATGGTCTGGGTGTTGTGCTCTTTGAACAGAACAGGTTGCATGAGGCGATATTCCGGTATCGCAGGGCACTGGCAATCAATTCCCGTTATGTTGAAGCCTATGACAATCTGGGTCAGGCATGTCACAAATCAGGAGCATTTGAAGAGGCGATTAAAAATTTTCGTAGTGCGCTGGAAATTGATCCACACTTTTCTCAATCATACAGTAACCTTGCACTCTCTTTAAGTTCGGTTGGGGAATTGGAAGAGTCTATCAGGAGATTTGAGCAGGCGCTTGAGATGAACCCGAACGACAAATATGCAGTGGTAAATCTTTTCCGGCAGCTGCAGGCAACCTGCAGCTGGTGTAAGATGAAGGAATTTGAACCAAGATTAAATCTCATTGCAGAGAGCAATCTGGAAAGGGGAGAGAAGGCGGTTGAGACACCTTTCATGAGTGTTTCAAGAAAGATAAATCCTGAAGAGAATATCAAGATCGCATCTTCAAGGGCCAGGGAAATAAGCAGCCGGATATCCCGAATTTTTCCTCCCTTCGCTTCTGATGGGAGGACGCTGAATAAGAAAAAGGTAAAGGTGGGATATCTTTCAAACAACTTTAATAATCACCCCGTTGCTCACCAGATGCAAAGTGTTTTCAGCCTTCATGACAGGGATTGCTTTGAGATTGTTGCCTACTCGTATGGAAGAGATGACGGCAGCAGATACCGGGAAAAAATAATGAAAGATGCTGATCAATTCATTGATATCAGCGATTATCATGACCGGGAAGCAGCAGAGAAAATATTTCATGATCAGGTCGACATACTCGTCGACCTGGTAGTGTATACAGAAGGGGGAAGGCTCGATATCAGTGCGATGCGTCCGGCACCTATCCAGGTGAATTATCTGGGCTTTGCAGGATCAAGCGGTGCAGATTTCTTTGATTATATCATTGCTGACAGGATTCTGGTCCCCCATGGTCTGCGCCACCATTATTCTGAGAAAGTGGTATATATGCCCTATAGCTATATGGTGAGTGATCATGCACAGCGAATTTCAGAAAGGCATTTCAGGAGAAGAGATTTTGACCTGCCTGAAAACGCAATAGTGTTTTGTTCCCTTAATAGTATGTACAAAATAGAGCCGGTTCTCTTCGGTGTATGGATGCGTATTTTAGCACACGTACCCGGCAGTGTATTGTGGTTGTCCCGAAGTAATTCCGTTGCGGAGAAAAATCTCAGGGAAGAGGCGGTGAAAAAAAACATAGACCCTGACCGCCTGCTCTTTACAGATAAAGTTGACACAAAAGAAGATCATCTCGCGCGATTGCGTCTTGCAGATCTCATGCTGGATACACGCATTTATAATGGACATGCTACGGGTAGTGATGCGTTATGGGCGGGAGTTCCGGTAATCACGCTGGAAGGGGGGCATTTTGCTTCCAGGGTCGGTTCAAGTATGCTTCATGCAGTTGGGCTGCCGGAACTCGTAGCAAAAGACCTGTCAGAATATGAGAACCTTGCTATAGGGTTAGCGTCTTCACCGGCGAAACGTGATGGTGTACGGAGCAGGTTGGCGGAAAATCGTACAACCTCTCCCCTGTTTGACACTCACTCTTTTGTCCGATGTCTGGAAACGGCATATAAAAAAATGGTGTTCTTGTATCATGAAGGGAGAGAGCCAGAAGACATCGAGGTTCCTCAATCAAGCAGGCTGTGTCACAATAAAGTTTAG
- a CDS encoding hemerythrin domain-containing protein, whose amino-acid sequence MSEIIERFKREHCEIIALLREVKKIGIHSKEGQAKLLSLKGVLLEHLKHEDEQLYPALRKEAEHNKNLKRELDLFAMDPEYVSRVVAEFFDTYSEGGTGKDFSINFESLFAALNARITHEEESLYQEYEMIGKK is encoded by the coding sequence ATGTCAGAAATTATTGAACGATTTAAGAGGGAGCATTGCGAAATCATTGCCTTGCTCAGAGAGGTTAAGAAAATTGGTATTCATTCAAAGGAGGGACAGGCCAAACTCTTGAGTCTGAAAGGGGTTTTGCTTGAGCATCTGAAACATGAGGACGAACAACTATATCCAGCTCTCAGAAAAGAGGCAGAGCATAATAAAAATCTGAAAAGGGAATTAGATTTGTTTGCAATGGATCCTGAGTACGTTTCCAGGGTTGTGGCAGAATTTTTTGATACATATTCTGAAGGAGGTACCGGCAAAGATTTTTCGATAAATTTTGAAAGTCTTTTTGCTGCCCTTAATGCACGAATAACGCACGAAGAAGAGTCACTCTATCAGGAGTATGAGATGATTGGCAAAAAATAA
- a CDS encoding endo alpha-1,4 polygalactosaminidase translates to MQLLSKVTLSVFITCFVVVISCGDAEARDKFGFYYGDEFSDKWNDYENLVIDIRLFSPDNISADLSDVRARLITYLSIGETDTLITGDKNGPGGYASWYLDQDGDNFPDRNPVWESYYVNANSNAWHDYILQTQIPEISSRGIKGLFLDTLDTVDLYPETISGMIALVIKIRLNYPDYYLVQNRGFSIINETAGTIDALLFEEFSSFYDFDTKEYKKWSGSELSYLDETGTLLNQLMQNYPIDIWTLDYRTGNDNDLLKFAIERAIRFGFIPSTTDIFVTRLDQMNLYLIPDEVDSTIERAVDITEFRVETRDDGIQYHVTMDGDIAGNSTHYQIYISTLRPGDPVYYTTTEFSANYMIEDGCLYKYNGSGTSWSWEYLRDVRSSIINNTITTEIFPSSIETGNNTLVSAMAATLNSTWDNQDTSNILRGVTKVSLTDVVCQMEDDIDISIKGHQDIILQTSTGSVSELIVEMVFRKIPKFSNHYVIFIDTDEVYSGFRNYEIRASHMVMDGELYRYSGDGNTWDWKYIKPVHLVSSGKKLIYTLEKQDIGLETGSYRVMGEVLGSQWSTKDYTGVLECAAN, encoded by the coding sequence ATGCAATTATTGAGTAAGGTAACACTTTCAGTTTTTATAACCTGCTTTGTGGTAGTCATAAGCTGCGGAGATGCAGAAGCCAGAGATAAATTTGGATTTTACTATGGTGATGAATTTTCGGATAAATGGAACGACTACGAAAACCTTGTGATAGATATAAGGCTTTTTTCTCCGGATAATATCTCTGCTGATTTATCAGATGTACGCGCACGTTTGATCACCTATCTCTCCATTGGTGAGACAGATACTCTGATTACAGGAGATAAGAATGGGCCCGGCGGATATGCTTCATGGTATCTGGATCAGGATGGTGATAATTTTCCAGACCGGAATCCTGTCTGGGAGTCCTACTATGTCAATGCCAACAGCAACGCATGGCACGATTATATTCTTCAGACACAAATACCGGAGATATCATCGAGAGGTATAAAGGGTCTTTTCCTCGATACCCTTGATACCGTTGATCTATACCCGGAGACCATTAGCGGAATGATAGCACTGGTGATCAAGATAAGACTCAACTACCCTGATTATTATCTTGTGCAGAACCGGGGATTTTCCATCATAAATGAAACAGCAGGCACAATCGATGCATTGCTGTTTGAGGAGTTCAGCTCCTTCTACGATTTTGATACCAAAGAATATAAAAAATGGTCTGGATCAGAACTGAGTTATCTTGATGAGACAGGGACTCTTTTAAATCAACTGATGCAGAATTATCCGATAGATATCTGGACACTCGATTACAGGACGGGAAATGATAATGATCTGCTTAAATTTGCAATAGAAAGAGCGATCAGGTTTGGATTCATACCCTCAACAACAGATATATTTGTTACCCGGCTGGATCAGATGAACCTTTACCTGATTCCTGATGAAGTGGACAGTACCATAGAACGGGCAGTGGATATAACAGAATTCAGGGTGGAAACCCGGGATGACGGGATACAATACCACGTTACCATGGATGGGGATATTGCCGGAAACAGCACCCACTACCAGATATATATCAGTACCTTGAGGCCTGGTGATCCTGTCTATTATACAACAACCGAATTTTCTGCAAACTATATGATAGAAGATGGCTGTTTATACAAATATAACGGTAGCGGGACAAGCTGGTCATGGGAATATCTCAGGGATGTGAGGAGTTCCATTATTAATAACACTATTACCACTGAGATATTCCCTTCGTCAATAGAGACAGGCAACAACACACTCGTCTCAGCAATGGCTGCCACATTGAATTCCACCTGGGATAATCAGGATACGAGTAACATCCTGAGGGGAGTGACAAAGGTTTCCCTGACCGATGTTGTCTGTCAGATGGAAGATGACATTGATATATCAATCAAAGGTCATCAGGATATTATACTGCAGACCTCAACAGGCTCTGTTTCGGAACTGATCGTGGAGATGGTTTTTCGGAAAATACCAAAGTTCTCAAATCACTATGTTATTTTCATAGATACAGACGAAGTTTACAGCGGGTTTAGAAACTATGAAATTAGAGCTTCGCACATGGTTATGGACGGGGAACTCTACCGCTATTCCGGTGATGGTAATACATGGGATTGGAAGTACATAAAACCTGTTCACCTTGTTTCAAGCGGCAAAAAACTTATCTATACACTGGAAAAACAGGACATAGGACTTGAAACAGGATCGTACCGTGTAATGGGTGAGGTATTGGGTAGTCAATGGAGCACGAAAGATTATACCGGGGTGCTTGAGTGTGCCGCCAATTAG